Proteins from one Paenibacillus amylolyticus genomic window:
- a CDS encoding YdeI/OmpD-associated family protein, translating into MENVHCIPATSREELRSWLQEQEKFEKYCWVIISMKPLPDTLLYLDVVEEALCFGWIDGVKKKLSETQLAQRLSPRSKRSSWTELNKERVRRLEKLGLMHDEGRQVLPVMDPNAFIIDGVIEQRLKEDPQVYTNFEAFPVLYRNVRIDTIQSVKDQPALFQSRLDKFITNTKENKMYGQWHDNGRLLDY; encoded by the coding sequence ATGGAAAACGTACATTGTATCCCCGCGACATCGAGGGAAGAATTGAGAAGTTGGTTGCAGGAACAGGAAAAATTCGAAAAATATTGCTGGGTCATCATAAGCATGAAACCATTGCCGGATACTCTGCTGTATTTGGACGTAGTTGAGGAGGCGTTGTGCTTTGGCTGGATCGATGGGGTCAAAAAGAAACTATCCGAGACTCAATTGGCACAGAGATTGTCACCTCGAAGCAAACGCAGCTCATGGACTGAATTGAACAAGGAACGAGTACGTCGTCTTGAAAAGTTGGGCCTCATGCATGACGAGGGTAGACAGGTACTACCTGTTATGGACCCAAATGCTTTCATTATCGATGGTGTGATTGAACAAAGGCTGAAAGAAGACCCTCAGGTGTATACGAATTTCGAGGCCTTCCCTGTCCTGTATCGAAACGTTCGGATCGATACGATCCAAAGTGTTAAAGATCAGCCGGCACTATTCCAGAGCAGATTGGATAAATTCATAACCAACACGAAGGAAAATAAAATGTACGGTCAATGGCATGACAACGGACGGCTGTTGGACTATTAA
- a CDS encoding family 43 glycosylhydrolase: protein MTDSITFTNPILEQRADPWVYHHTDGYYYFSASVPTFDRIEIRRAETIEELRNAEPVTAWTKRDTGPMSANIWAPEIHFIDGKWYIHYAAAHTSETNEGLFDHRMYVLENDSANPLEGEWVEKGQIYTKWETFALDATTFEHKGIRYLVWAQKDPDIVGNSNLYIAEMENPWTLRGEQVMISTPEYDWEIIGFKVNEGAAVMHRNGRLFIGYSASATDYNYCMGLLTADENADLLDPASWVKSPKPVFQTCEANGQYGPGHNSFTVSPDGKTDILIYHARNYKDIEGDPLYDPNRHARAQVIHWREDGTPDFGVPVPDGRAVAETK, encoded by the coding sequence ATGACGGATTCTATTACCTTTACTAATCCCATTCTGGAGCAGCGCGCTGATCCATGGGTGTATCATCATACCGACGGCTACTATTATTTTTCCGCTTCCGTGCCAACCTTCGATAGGATTGAGATTCGGCGGGCAGAGACTATAGAAGAGTTAAGAAACGCTGAGCCGGTAACGGCTTGGACCAAGCGTGACACGGGGCCGATGAGTGCAAACATCTGGGCACCGGAGATTCATTTTATCGATGGCAAATGGTACATACATTACGCTGCGGCTCATACCAGTGAGACCAACGAAGGTCTCTTCGATCACCGGATGTATGTGCTAGAGAACGATTCTGCGAATCCACTCGAAGGAGAGTGGGTAGAGAAAGGGCAGATTTATACAAAGTGGGAAACATTCGCGCTGGATGCAACGACCTTTGAACATAAGGGAATCCGCTATCTGGTCTGGGCACAGAAAGATCCTGATATTGTGGGCAACTCGAACCTCTACATTGCTGAAATGGAAAACCCATGGACGCTACGCGGCGAACAGGTTATGATCTCTACACCAGAGTACGATTGGGAAATTATTGGTTTTAAGGTCAATGAAGGTGCAGCGGTGATGCATCGGAATGGACGGTTGTTCATTGGATACTCAGCGAGCGCGACCGATTACAACTATTGTATGGGACTGCTCACCGCAGATGAAAATGCCGACTTGCTTGATCCAGCGAGCTGGGTGAAATCACCCAAGCCGGTGTTCCAGACCTGTGAAGCGAACGGTCAATATGGTCCAGGGCATAACAGCTTTACCGTATCGCCGGATGGCAAGACCGATATTCTGATCTATCATGCACGTAATTACAAAGATATCGAGGGTGATCCCTTATACGATCCGAACCGCCATGCCAGAGCTCAAGTGATTCATTGGCGTGAAGATGGCACGCCTGATTTCGGTGTTCCCGTTCCGGATGGAAGAGCAGTAGCAGAAACGAAATAA
- a CDS encoding helix-turn-helix domain-containing protein, whose translation MSHAYLRWFTSDHQQFPFFIQYGGHAEDMELHNHVDFTELVIVLSGHATHVVNTEEFFIKKGNAFVINGDTHHAYKDPHDFRICNIMFSPEMLASAGPDLRKSNGFQALFVLEPFYRNIHSFPSKLALSISSLEYVESLISFMIGEYQSKQQGYQTMLISRLTEMVVYLSRQYDTQEKGMEGNHLMHLANAISFIEDHYLEPLSLEDIAGKSNISIRHLNRIFRSYYQMTPISYLQKLRLEKACHLLKQGNMSITEISYECGFNDSNYFTRQFKKAFGKSPKTYRQNH comes from the coding sequence TTGAGTCATGCATATTTGAGATGGTTTACTTCAGATCATCAACAATTTCCGTTTTTTATTCAGTACGGTGGACATGCCGAGGACATGGAGCTTCATAATCATGTGGACTTTACGGAACTTGTCATTGTTCTGAGTGGTCATGCAACGCATGTGGTGAACACCGAGGAATTTTTTATTAAAAAAGGAAACGCATTTGTGATTAATGGCGATACCCATCACGCCTATAAAGACCCGCATGATTTCAGGATCTGTAACATTATGTTCAGTCCGGAGATGCTTGCTTCGGCTGGGCCTGATCTGAGAAAATCGAATGGCTTCCAGGCGCTGTTTGTTTTGGAACCGTTTTATCGTAATATTCACTCGTTTCCAAGTAAACTCGCGTTATCCATATCCAGTCTGGAGTACGTAGAATCGCTGATCTCGTTCATGATTGGGGAGTATCAGAGTAAACAGCAAGGGTACCAGACCATGTTGATCTCACGCCTGACGGAGATGGTTGTATACCTGTCGAGGCAGTATGATACGCAGGAGAAAGGGATGGAGGGCAATCATCTGATGCATCTGGCCAATGCCATTTCATTTATTGAAGATCATTATCTGGAGCCGTTGTCGTTGGAGGATATTGCGGGAAAGTCAAACATCTCCATAAGGCACCTGAATCGGATTTTTCGATCCTATTATCAGATGACCCCAATCTCTTATCTGCAAAAGCTGCGTCTGGAGAAGGCATGTCATTTGCTGAAACAAGGGAATATGTCCATTACTGAAATTTCGTATGAATGTGGATTTAACGACAGTAATTATTTCACACGCCAGTTTAAGAAAGCCTTTGGCAAGTCTCCCAAAACATACAGGCAGAATCATTAA
- a CDS encoding DinB family protein, whose amino-acid sequence MNHPEQMYKYHAWATQTILGRIKELPSSVLSQEVNSSFPTIAHALSHIYAVDKMWYLVLTGTGMPEALQACIPLNSEIHGSVDEYIQHFTDLSVQYSEWPQGQTDLDKTVLLDNPFAGVRETSLSEMVFHLVNHGTYHRGNVSTMLRQLGHASIMNDYSLFWYQAPAQV is encoded by the coding sequence ATGAATCATCCGGAACAAATGTATAAATACCACGCATGGGCCACTCAAACGATCCTGGGCAGAATCAAGGAACTGCCCTCTTCTGTACTGAGTCAGGAAGTGAACAGTTCATTTCCAACCATCGCTCACGCACTCAGCCATATCTATGCAGTAGATAAAATGTGGTACCTGGTATTGACTGGTACGGGTATGCCCGAGGCACTGCAAGCATGCATACCTCTCAATAGTGAAATTCACGGTTCTGTGGATGAATATATCCAACATTTTACCGACCTGTCGGTACAATACAGCGAATGGCCCCAAGGCCAGACTGATCTGGACAAAACCGTTCTGCTCGATAACCCATTTGCCGGAGTTCGCGAAACCAGCTTATCCGAAATGGTATTCCATCTGGTCAATCACGGGACCTACCACCGAGGCAATGTATCTACCATGCTGCGTCAATTGGGGCATGCCTCCATCATGAACGATTATTCTCTCTTCTGGTATCAAGCACCGGCTCAAGTTTAG
- a CDS encoding YafY family protein, whose amino-acid sequence MKLERLISIIYKLLNHEVLSASTLAEEFQVSPRTIYRDIDVICAAGFPVVSHQGLKGGYGMMDGYKMDKSLLGSYDVDSLITVLSSLSTVFEDTRAQGTIERLQTIGPEHQNSSLSVDLETRRTEPDALPHLRTGITKHQVVRFDYINTKNEHTPRHLEPVRLHFKYRNWYVYGFCQTRQDYREFRLSRMMNVHLTSEHFQPHLELPQTEVVSDPLWQDQVSDVVFRVKPESLAEAMDHFQQADKQFHEDGSMTMRIKVHQPLQARWLWSFLLSLGSGAEVLEPIELRSILKEQLQNALKFYEEEV is encoded by the coding sequence TTGAAATTGGAACGATTAATCTCTATTATATACAAGCTGCTGAACCATGAAGTATTGTCTGCTTCCACCTTGGCGGAAGAGTTTCAGGTGTCCCCGAGAACGATCTATCGGGACATTGATGTGATCTGTGCCGCAGGCTTCCCGGTCGTCTCCCATCAGGGACTCAAAGGCGGCTACGGCATGATGGACGGATACAAGATGGACAAAAGCTTGCTTGGTTCTTATGATGTGGATTCCCTGATCACGGTCCTGAGCAGTCTCTCCACGGTCTTCGAGGATACACGTGCCCAAGGCACGATTGAACGTCTGCAAACCATTGGACCGGAGCATCAGAACTCAAGTCTGTCTGTGGATCTGGAGACTCGCCGAACAGAGCCTGATGCTCTTCCTCATCTGCGTACAGGGATTACGAAGCATCAGGTTGTGCGGTTTGACTACATTAATACTAAAAATGAACACACCCCTCGTCATCTGGAACCGGTAAGGCTGCATTTTAAATATCGAAATTGGTATGTGTATGGATTTTGTCAGACAAGGCAGGATTATCGGGAGTTCCGCCTGTCCCGGATGATGAACGTGCACCTGACATCGGAACACTTTCAACCACATCTTGAACTTCCACAGACGGAGGTTGTGTCCGATCCATTATGGCAGGATCAGGTTAGTGATGTCGTATTTCGGGTGAAACCGGAATCCCTCGCGGAAGCCATGGATCATTTTCAACAGGCAGATAAGCAGTTCCATGAGGATGGAAGCATGACAATGCGTATTAAGGTTCATCAACCGTTACAGGCCAGATGGCTTTGGTCGTTTCTGCTTAGTTTGGGAAGTGGCGCTGAGGTGCTTGAACCGATTGAATTACGAAGCATTCTGAAAGAACAACTTCAAAACGCACTTAAGTTCTATGAAGAAGAAGTATGA
- a CDS encoding arabinan endo-1,5-alpha-L-arabinosidase: MLLLLITGATGCTGAGETVSRPVFPEAPQDSQLYDTSILDDESRWTVNNAHDPAIIKTDQGYYVYSTDVRVAGEAKPGVMVRNSDDLIHWTWVGQALPGIPQEALDWTGAVNLWAPDVIQAGDTYRMYYSASSFGSTQSAIGLQTATSPEGPWTDEGLVVKTSANEQDKLNAIDANPIVDAEGNSWMVYGSFFDGIYIAPLDPDTGKFKDEGYGTRIAARDRATEEGAVEGPYIVYNPEFKKYYLFVSYDSLFEDYNVRVARADSITGPYTDINGNNMLDTEYLPQYEIGTKILGGYRFTEGEGWVAPGHNSVLKDGDDYYIVHHARGETDKNWPYLHVRKMLWTKDGWPVVSPERYAGETAQDIPKSMISGEWEGMAHDPSVDGQIQAVPYTLTDNGKINSEKGSGTWTFDGKQTLTLKWKESPWGGASTEELNLLPSWDWERSQPALVVTGLNDRGIAVWGKQISAVEE; encoded by the coding sequence ATGTTGCTGTTGTTGATTACCGGGGCTACGGGATGTACTGGAGCAGGAGAGACGGTGTCCCGTCCGGTCTTTCCTGAAGCTCCTCAAGATAGCCAGCTGTATGATACCTCCATACTGGATGATGAGTCTCGTTGGACAGTGAACAATGCGCATGATCCAGCGATTATCAAAACAGATCAGGGATACTACGTCTATTCCACAGACGTGCGTGTAGCAGGAGAAGCGAAACCCGGCGTTATGGTACGCAATTCGGATGATCTGATCCACTGGACATGGGTAGGTCAGGCTCTGCCGGGCATTCCGCAAGAAGCACTGGACTGGACAGGTGCAGTCAATCTGTGGGCACCGGATGTGATTCAGGCTGGCGACACCTATCGGATGTATTATTCGGCATCCAGTTTCGGCAGTACCCAGTCAGCCATTGGCTTGCAGACCGCTACGTCGCCGGAAGGTCCTTGGACAGATGAAGGACTGGTAGTGAAAACTTCTGCAAATGAACAAGACAAATTGAATGCCATTGATGCCAATCCCATTGTGGATGCCGAGGGCAATTCGTGGATGGTATACGGTTCATTTTTTGACGGCATCTATATTGCGCCACTCGACCCTGACACGGGGAAATTCAAGGACGAGGGGTATGGTACCCGCATTGCCGCACGGGATCGTGCGACCGAAGAAGGTGCAGTGGAAGGTCCATACATTGTGTATAACCCGGAGTTCAAAAAGTATTATCTGTTCGTCTCCTATGATTCCTTATTCGAGGACTACAACGTGCGGGTTGCGCGTGCCGATTCAATCACAGGACCGTATACGGACATAAACGGCAATAACATGCTGGATACGGAGTATCTGCCGCAATATGAGATCGGCACCAAAATTCTCGGCGGTTATCGCTTCACAGAAGGTGAAGGCTGGGTTGCGCCCGGACATAACTCCGTTCTGAAGGACGGAGATGATTATTACATCGTGCATCATGCACGGGGCGAGACGGATAAAAACTGGCCATATCTGCATGTACGCAAAATGCTATGGACGAAGGACGGCTGGCCTGTGGTTTCACCAGAACGGTACGCTGGTGAGACAGCACAGGATATTCCGAAGTCCATGATTTCCGGGGAGTGGGAAGGCATGGCGCATGATCCATCCGTGGATGGGCAGATTCAGGCCGTGCCTTATACCTTAACGGACAACGGTAAAATCAATAGCGAAAAAGGTTCAGGAACCTGGACGTTTGATGGCAAACAAACACTGACGCTGAAGTGGAAGGAAAGCCCATGGGGCGGTGCTTCCACGGAAGAGCTGAACCTGCTCCCGTCCTGGGACTGGGAGCGAAGCCAGCCTGCGCTGGTGGTAACAGGACTTAATGACCGCGGTATAGCGGTCTGGGGCAAGCAAATTAGCGCAGTTGAGGAATAA
- a CDS encoding helix-turn-helix domain-containing protein, with translation MKWNHFKSKLLLKYTLSYISIFLIPLVILTIIIYHNAVNTLRSEIEQTNVNQLTQAKTVIDDRMKELQDIAFRIAYDEQLTRYWTHHPYYSRESISALVKYKATSSIIDELFLFFRGDDNIYSSQGSENLDVFTARYKFNTWNQTDMIRDLNNVPFPTIRPAEQVVQGTRIPNSMLAYLVPIAPNNTPAHGTVMYLIHESNLTGLIDSILSDYHGMTYIFDNYGQVLAANYKGEVISEQEVNALFSLEPGTHSISLNQEPHSVVSVKSNTGWTYVTAMPSNQFFSRIVHIRTFIILVFSFVVTMGTILAIMLARRQYHPISDLMEFIRLKNIPDPSATTNELEWIKKTLHDYSQRVDLQEPYARNHILLMLLKHGHTGDFPSEFTDKLGIHFNRSHYFVMIMGWEMHAFPVGDNPEQPTVIHLMNDVELPELSAYAYGVELPQADQLALIVGFDAEIGHEGSLNARMEPIVEKLQGMVAEHTGVAPAIGIGNRYTYPKQLNQSYIEASTALEASILHGQGNSTYFKDLSGSGVQDSSFWVPKDVLLKLVQSLKQGSYDVAVQMVSTALNSLKAEMPSVPLLRCICFDILNTMLKTASELGIHHVVDQLPRITSYDSLEDLEKKLTGLVAEICAHVEAKSETEESSLMDEIVAYIDANFSDYDLSLGTISSKFTISSSYFSRSFKEKIGMNFTQYIWQKRVDEVIRLLLHTTDPLKDIITRVGYLDTPNFIRKFKKETGYTPGQYRKMHRPNGSVDSPDDEEEECIG, from the coding sequence ATGAAATGGAATCACTTCAAGTCCAAGCTTCTGCTTAAGTACACGCTATCCTATATCTCCATTTTCCTTATCCCTCTTGTTATTTTAACCATCATTATTTATCACAATGCTGTGAACACGCTCCGTTCAGAGATTGAACAGACCAATGTGAATCAGCTCACTCAAGCCAAAACGGTCATTGATGATCGCATGAAGGAACTACAGGACATCGCGTTTCGCATCGCCTACGATGAGCAGTTAACGAGGTATTGGACCCACCATCCCTACTATAGCCGGGAATCCATTAGCGCATTAGTCAAATACAAAGCCACCAGTTCCATTATCGATGAGTTATTCCTGTTCTTCCGCGGAGATGATAACATCTACTCTTCTCAAGGCTCTGAGAATCTGGATGTATTCACGGCCCGCTACAAATTTAACACCTGGAACCAAACGGACATGATTCGGGATTTGAATAACGTCCCGTTTCCCACGATACGACCAGCCGAGCAGGTCGTCCAAGGAACCCGAATCCCCAATTCCATGCTGGCCTACCTTGTACCGATTGCACCTAATAATACGCCCGCCCACGGAACCGTGATGTACCTGATCCATGAGTCCAATCTGACCGGGTTGATTGATTCGATCCTCAGTGACTATCACGGGATGACTTATATTTTCGATAATTACGGGCAAGTATTGGCAGCCAATTACAAGGGAGAAGTCATATCCGAGCAGGAAGTCAACGCACTGTTTTCACTTGAACCCGGAACGCACAGCATCTCCTTGAATCAAGAACCACATTCGGTTGTATCCGTGAAATCGAATACGGGTTGGACTTATGTAACCGCTATGCCAAGCAACCAGTTTTTCAGCCGAATTGTCCATATCCGAACCTTTATTATCCTTGTATTTTCCTTTGTGGTGACGATGGGCACCATTCTTGCCATCATGTTGGCACGGAGACAATACCACCCCATTTCAGACTTAATGGAGTTCATTCGGTTAAAGAATATTCCTGATCCATCCGCAACCACCAACGAGCTGGAATGGATCAAGAAAACACTTCATGATTATAGTCAGCGTGTGGATCTTCAGGAACCCTATGCCCGCAATCACATTTTGCTCATGCTGCTGAAGCACGGTCACACAGGAGATTTTCCTTCCGAGTTTACAGATAAGCTTGGCATACACTTCAACCGATCTCATTATTTTGTCATGATTATGGGTTGGGAAATGCATGCTTTCCCTGTCGGTGATAACCCTGAACAACCTACTGTCATACATCTGATGAACGATGTGGAGCTGCCGGAGTTATCTGCATATGCTTACGGCGTGGAGCTTCCACAGGCAGATCAATTGGCCCTGATCGTAGGCTTCGATGCCGAAATCGGGCATGAAGGCAGTCTCAATGCCCGCATGGAACCTATTGTTGAAAAACTGCAAGGGATGGTGGCAGAACACACGGGGGTCGCGCCCGCAATCGGGATAGGCAATCGGTATACTTATCCGAAACAGCTGAATCAGTCCTACATCGAGGCCTCAACCGCTCTGGAAGCATCGATACTGCACGGACAGGGCAACAGTACATACTTTAAGGATCTCTCCGGTTCCGGTGTACAGGATTCTTCCTTCTGGGTCCCTAAGGATGTGTTATTAAAGCTGGTCCAGAGCTTAAAACAGGGCAGCTATGACGTGGCGGTTCAGATGGTTTCGACTGCCTTGAACAGTTTGAAAGCTGAAATGCCATCTGTACCGCTGCTGCGTTGCATTTGCTTTGATATTCTGAATACAATGCTCAAAACCGCCTCGGAGCTCGGCATCCACCATGTGGTTGATCAACTTCCAAGGATTACGTCCTATGACTCGCTGGAGGACCTGGAGAAGAAGTTGACAGGCCTTGTCGCCGAAATCTGCGCCCATGTCGAGGCGAAGAGTGAGACGGAAGAAAGCTCTCTGATGGATGAAATCGTTGCTTATATTGATGCCAATTTCTCGGATTATGACCTTAGTCTAGGTACGATTTCATCAAAATTTACAATCTCCTCCTCCTATTTCAGTCGTTCTTTCAAGGAAAAGATCGGCATGAATTTCACCCAATATATCTGGCAAAAACGGGTGGATGAGGTCATTCGACTACTGCTGCATACAACCGATCCGTTAAAAGATATCATCACTCGCGTCGGTTATCTGGACACACCGAACTTCATCCGCAAATTCAAGAAAGAAACGGGTTATACCCCAGGCCAATACCGTAAAATGCACCGTCCCAACGGCTCCGTTGATTCCCCGGATGATGAGGAGGAGGAGTGTATTGGATAA
- a CDS encoding carbohydrate ABC transporter permease: MSYSQKRKLTNSIIFIVLAIGAIAMIAPLIWMLSTSLKEKQDVFALPPVWIPEVFQFGKYKEIWEAGPLLSGIKNSLIVAVSVTVVGTFTSSIAAFAFAKLRFPHKNKLFLALLASMMIPYPTVMIPQFIMFAKLGWVDTLLPLIVPGLFGNVIMIFFLRQYLLSVPDAIIEAAKIDGSSYFRLYSSITFPLIKPAVAAQLILWFMGIWNDYLAPIIYLNSPEKQTLQLVIANFNATYAIQTDYPLIMAASIVALLPVLIIFLIFQKQIIESVAISGVKG, from the coding sequence ATGTCTTACAGTCAAAAGAGGAAATTAACAAACTCGATCATCTTTATCGTGCTTGCGATTGGTGCGATTGCGATGATTGCCCCACTGATCTGGATGTTGTCCACGTCATTGAAGGAGAAGCAGGATGTGTTCGCGCTTCCGCCTGTCTGGATACCTGAAGTGTTCCAATTTGGAAAGTATAAAGAGATCTGGGAAGCAGGACCGCTGCTCAGCGGGATCAAAAACAGCCTCATCGTTGCCGTGAGTGTAACGGTGGTGGGTACGTTTACGTCCAGTATCGCCGCCTTTGCTTTTGCCAAATTAAGATTCCCGCACAAAAATAAACTGTTCCTCGCGTTGCTGGCATCCATGATGATTCCTTACCCGACAGTCATGATCCCGCAATTCATCATGTTTGCGAAGCTGGGCTGGGTGGATACGCTGCTTCCACTGATCGTTCCAGGCCTGTTCGGTAATGTCATCATGATATTCTTCCTGCGCCAATACCTGCTTAGTGTGCCTGATGCGATTATTGAGGCGGCCAAAATCGATGGAAGCTCCTATTTCCGGCTATACTCCAGCATTACGTTCCCGCTTATCAAACCGGCGGTAGCTGCGCAGTTGATTCTCTGGTTCATGGGCATCTGGAACGATTATCTGGCACCGATTATCTATCTGAATTCACCGGAGAAACAGACGCTACAGCTCGTTATAGCGAATTTCAATGCCACATATGCGATTCAAACCGATTACCCGCTGATAATGGCGGCGTCCATCGTAGCTCTGTTACCGGTATTGATCATCTTCCTGATCTTCCAGAAACAGATTATTGAATCGGTTGCCATCTCGGGAGTGAAGGGATGA
- a CDS encoding glycoside hydrolase family 43 protein codes for MVLLLAGQSKALAAFWNLTGDTAVHDPSIIKEGNSWYTFSTGPGVQVLKSDNGSSWYRVPQIFLNKPSWWASAVPGQSGLDVWAPDVEQYNGKVWLYYSISTFGSNRSAIGLASANSIGAGQWKDEGLVLQTTTANNYNAIDPNLVIDASGNPWLAFGSFWSGLKIVKLDKNTMKPTGSITSIAARPNNGGAIEGPSVVYRGGYYYLFASIDSCCQGVNSTYKMVYGRSTSITGPYVDKNGVNMLNGGGTILDTGNVKWKGPGGQDVYNGNVIARHAYDAEDNGNPKLLINDLIWDANGWPMY; via the coding sequence ATGGTATTACTTCTGGCAGGTCAGTCCAAAGCTCTGGCGGCATTCTGGAATCTAACTGGAGATACCGCTGTTCATGATCCGTCAATTATCAAAGAGGGCAATTCCTGGTACACCTTCTCAACCGGCCCGGGCGTTCAAGTGTTGAAATCGGACAATGGATCGTCCTGGTATCGGGTTCCGCAAATCTTCTTAAATAAGCCATCCTGGTGGGCATCTGCCGTTCCGGGGCAGAGTGGATTGGATGTATGGGCACCGGACGTGGAGCAGTATAACGGAAAAGTATGGCTCTATTATTCAATATCCACCTTTGGCTCCAATCGGTCTGCGATTGGTCTTGCGTCTGCCAACAGCATTGGAGCAGGGCAGTGGAAGGATGAAGGGTTGGTGCTTCAGACCACGACCGCCAATAATTATAATGCCATTGATCCGAATCTGGTCATCGATGCTTCAGGCAATCCCTGGCTGGCCTTCGGTTCTTTCTGGAGCGGTCTGAAGATTGTCAAGCTGGACAAAAATACGATGAAACCAACGGGAAGCATAACTTCCATTGCGGCGCGTCCGAATAACGGAGGGGCTATTGAAGGACCAAGTGTTGTATATCGTGGCGGCTATTATTACCTGTTTGCTTCCATCGATTCTTGCTGCCAAGGGGTGAACAGTACCTACAAAATGGTCTATGGACGTTCGACCAGCATAACAGGCCCTTATGTGGACAAAAACGGAGTCAATATGCTGAATGGTGGCGGAACAATACTGGATACAGGCAATGTGAAATGGAAAGGTCCAGGTGGTCAGGACGTGTACAACGGCAATGTCATAGCACGACACGCTTATGATGCAGAGGATAATGGCAATCCGAAATTGCTGATTAATGACTTGATATGGGATGCGAATGGCTGGCCCATGTATTAA
- a CDS encoding winged helix-turn-helix transcriptional regulator encodes MIYIKDLMSGVNIFKALSSEIRIQIIELLAKNQSLNLNDLATKLGLSNGAITMHIKKLEESGLIEINTAVGKHGIQKICYLNEEKLMVDLRSQEINNRYEVEIQVGHYSDYQAVPTCGLATRDSIVGEFDDPRYFADPLRIDAEMIWLAEGYLEYRIPNYLKPNQSFSEIQLSMELGSEAPGFCDNYPSDIYFYVNGIEIGCWTSPGDFGNTRGTFNPEWWPPHLNQYGMLKLIRITQEGSYIDGCRISDVTLDQIGLDYKSDIHFRIAVTDGPLNKRGLTIFGKNFGNYGQNLLARVLYNVEEE; translated from the coding sequence ATGATTTATATTAAAGATCTGATGTCGGGTGTGAATATCTTCAAAGCGCTCAGTTCGGAGATCCGGATTCAGATCATTGAGCTGCTCGCCAAGAACCAAAGCCTTAATCTCAATGATCTTGCAACCAAACTTGGACTCAGCAATGGTGCCATCACGATGCATATCAAGAAGCTCGAAGAGAGCGGTTTGATCGAGATCAATACCGCCGTTGGCAAACATGGAATACAGAAGATATGTTATCTCAATGAGGAAAAATTGATGGTTGATCTGCGTTCACAGGAGATTAACAATCGGTACGAGGTGGAGATTCAGGTCGGTCATTACAGTGATTATCAGGCTGTACCTACATGTGGTCTCGCTACCCGGGACAGCATTGTTGGAGAGTTCGATGATCCGCGTTACTTTGCGGATCCACTGCGAATTGATGCGGAGATGATCTGGCTGGCTGAAGGTTATCTGGAGTATCGGATTCCGAACTATCTCAAGCCCAATCAGTCGTTTAGCGAAATTCAGTTGTCGATGGAACTGGGATCGGAGGCACCTGGCTTTTGCGACAATTACCCTTCCGACATTTACTTCTATGTCAACGGTATTGAGATTGGCTGCTGGACGAGTCCAGGGGATTTCGGTAATACACGCGGTACCTTCAACCCGGAATGGTGGCCTCCCCACTTGAATCAGTATGGCATGCTGAAGCTGATCCGGATTACGCAAGAGGGCAGCTATATCGATGGATGCCGTATCTCCGATGTAACATTGGACCAGATTGGGCTGGATTACAAAAGCGATATTCACTTCCGCATTGCGGTTACGGACGGACCTTTGAACAAACGGGGTTTAACGATCTTTGGCAAAAACTTCGGCAACTATGGACAGAATCTGCTCGCTCGGGTTCTCTATAACGTAGAGGAAGAGTAG